In one Echinicola marina genomic region, the following are encoded:
- a CDS encoding DUF2461 domain-containing protein translates to MKKDTLKFLEQLAANNSKEWMDANRNWYLEVKEGFLATVGELLAELSKMDPRFAILKPKECIFRQNRDIRFSANKEPYKNNMGAYFSPGGKKSSLPGYYLHLQPGECFLAGGIWMPASDVLKKIRQEIDYSGAELKEIIEAKSFKDAFGGIEGEKLKTSPRDYPSEHPYIDFLRMKSFIVTKALTDSEVLSKGLVAICIDAYGKMDRFNEFLSRAVDESDGGEGIL, encoded by the coding sequence ATGAAAAAGGATACACTGAAGTTTTTGGAACAATTGGCTGCTAATAATAGCAAAGAATGGATGGATGCGAACAGAAATTGGTATTTGGAAGTAAAGGAGGGGTTCTTAGCTACTGTAGGAGAATTATTAGCAGAGCTAAGTAAAATGGATCCGCGCTTCGCCATCCTAAAACCAAAGGAATGTATTTTTAGACAAAACAGGGATATTCGGTTCAGTGCCAACAAAGAACCCTATAAGAATAATATGGGAGCATATTTTTCTCCAGGGGGTAAAAAATCATCACTCCCAGGGTACTATTTGCACCTACAACCTGGAGAGTGTTTTTTGGCAGGAGGGATTTGGATGCCCGCTTCGGATGTCCTGAAGAAGATCCGGCAAGAAATAGATTATTCGGGGGCAGAATTAAAGGAGATCATTGAAGCGAAGTCTTTTAAAGATGCATTTGGGGGGATAGAAGGGGAAAAGCTCAAGACATCTCCTAGGGATTACCCTTCTGAGCATCCATATATTGACTTTTTGAGGATGAAGAGTTTTATAGTCACCAAAGCGTTGACAGATAGCGAGGTCTTATCTAAGGGCTTAGTGGCTATATGTATTGATGCTTATGGGAAAATGGATAGGTTCAATGAATTTCTTTCCAGGGCAGTGGATGAAAGTGATGGAGGAGAAGGGATACTGTAG